The Rugosibacter aromaticivorans region GGGAGTGGAGGGCTGCTCTACTCGGTATGTGTTTTGCGCGATTGGCTGTGGTGTCTTTATCTTTGGCGCGATTGGACGAGCACCCGTGAGTCTTTTAATTGTCCATTCAAATTCGCTTTCCCATCCTTGGTGGTGCGTCATCTTGGCCTGGTGGCCTGGATGGTAGGTATTTTTCAGACCATCACCGGTGCCGTCGACAAATCCACTACCAAGTCTGAAAGGCAGATTGTCGTATTGGAAAACATGTGAAGCATTGCCGTGCTTCCCAAACTCGACGAATAAGCTATTCCCAATACGCATGAGGAATGCATTGTTGTCCGCAGAAACACCAGCACCGCCCAGCGACATCCAGTGCCCTTTCATGTGTTCTCGAATGCGCTTGTAGTCAGGCGTATTGTTCTGACGTGCATTTGTCCCAAGAGCAAAATACAAGTCATCAATGGCGTCTACATAGCGCAGCCAAAATTCAAGCCGATCTCGGCGTGCCTGCCCATCCTGGGCGAGCAGGGCAAAAAAATCTTCGATGGACCGGAGTTTGAGCCATGTGTCGACCATTTTGATTACTGGTTCTTGCACCCAGGCGGACCAGGTCTGCCTTTTCACCTGAAGCATCGGGCTCCCCCAGTGCTTCAGGGAAAAGTCTCTAAGGTCGATGTTTTCTAACGGTTCCGAACACTTGTGATAGCGCTGCAAGAGACGCGCCAAGCCTTTGCTCCGCAACAACTCCAGCGGATCAATCAAGGCAAGCAAGCGTCTAATGTGCTCCTTAAAGTCGGCATCACTCTTTTTGGTTGCGGCTTCAATCTGAGCAATAATGATCTCCTGGAGGACCCAAGATCGGTCAGTTAATGCGAGCTTTTCTCTGAGCGTATCAATGTCTCGTGTATCACCCATAAGAAGGGCATCGCCGTAACGAAGGCAGGGAGCGTCCGTAAAAAGATTGGCGTGTTCACCGAGAGTTTTAGTCCATTCGACAGGCGGCTCTTGCCTTTGCACGAAGGTTAGATTGCCCTTGAGATAGCCCTGAAGATCAGTCCAGTTGGATTTTCCGTCCTGGCTTGGAGACACAAGGCCTGGATACTCGAAGTAACCTGAAAGGAGTCCTTGGTAGCATCGCCTGAACTTTCTGGGTTCTTGTTTGTATTGATCGACGTGAGTGATGAGTCTTGGGAAAAGCTTGCGGTCTTCGATTAGGCAATATTCGTCGCGACCATAGCTATTGGCAATTCCGAAACAGACGTATTTGGCCTCACGATAATTGGGCAAGTCACCACTTCGATGGTATGCCAGCACTGACACTCCAATGGATCTCTCATCTCCAGGGCCTGCGCTAGATAGTTCACCAAACTGTTTTCGAACAGCACGACCGGCGTTCTGAATTGATGCCAAATCTCCCCAGTGCTCGACATCAAACAGCGACTGATTGGTTCGCTGCAGAAGCCTTCGTAATTGGTCAATATGGTTCATGTAGGGCAACAATTAGATGGCGCAAACGCCGAAGTTGCCTTGTGCGACATCCGCCTTAGGGCGGGCCTCATCAACTGCAAGGAACTCAAGTCTGAGTTCAATACGCCGGCTTTCATCAAGTGTCGGCTTGGATGAGTTAAATGAATACCCACCGACCAGAAATAGTTCCCGCACTTCCTCTTGTTCCCGTCCTTCCAGTGGGCGCTCCTCTGAACCAGGCTTATCCAACAACGCGCACAACACTCGTTGACTACGCTGCATACTCAGATTCAGGTTGTATAAGTAGGTCCCGCGTTGATCGGTATAACCCTCGACAACAATTCGTTTCAGCACACGCTTTCCCAAATCATCTCGGGCGATATCAAGTACTTTCGGTACGAAAGCTCTGAGCAGTTTTGCCTGGTCGCGCGTCAATTGATAGCTACCTGTATCAAAGCGGGCGCGATCGCCAAAATCCACGACTTGGCGCTTGCGGTCGACGGTTACCCCGAATGGGGCAGCAGCCTTTTCTACCTTGTCCAATAAGCGCTGCACATCCTGTTCGCGTTCTGCTTTTTTTCGCTCCGCCTCGGAAACCGTTTTTGTGACAGCAAGCAGGGCGACGCTCATGACAAGAACAAAGAGCACCATCATGGCCGTCATGAGATCAGCAAAAGAAATCCAGAACGGTTTCTCTGCTTCGTCACTCGATCCCCGCTTGATGATAATTCGTGTACCGATCACTCATCACCTCCTTGGAATGGCTTCAACGACGTCCCCTAATTCCTGGACTGCTGATGAGAGGTAAGAGACAGATTGCGACATTTCCTTGTGAAACTCTGAGTTGCCTTTTTTGAGGGTTGCTTCCATCGAGGTCGCGAACTCCTGATGAGCATTCGCAAGTTCGGTGCAAACCTGAGCAAAGAAGCCACTGACATCCCCCTTTGCTTGCTCTAGTTGATTGGCTGCCGCTTCCAATTTTGAAACCAACGCATCCGTTACCGATGCCTCACGACGAGCGTTTTCAACTGTCGATTTCAGTTCAGCGACCATTCGTGTCACTGCATCACGCGCAGACTGGTAGTCATTGACGGCCGTCGATACGGTACTAGCAGCTGCTGAGAGCGCGCCAGCGGTAGTAGTCATCTTGTCCGCGATTCCAGTTGCCTGCTGAAGTGCACCTGTTACGCCATCACCGGCTTTAGCAAAATCTGATGCTGCGACGTAAAGAGTGTCGGCTCCAGAGTTCATCTTGTTTACTGTGTCGGACGTCACTTCACGCATTGACGACACACTTGCCCGCATTGATTGAACAGCTTCGTTTGATTGTCCTGCGAGTGTTTGAACCTGGGTCGAGAGAGCAGACAGTAGTTGGTCTACTTGTTGAAGCAGGTTGCGCTGTTGCTCTTGGTGGAATTCGCTAGAAGCTCTTGTCTGGCCCTCTAGTTGCGAAACGGCCCCGACAAGGCGCTCGTTAAGGCTGTCAACAGTTGAACGCACCTCGCTTCCAAGGCTTGAGACAACCAGTGCGGCGTGTTGAGCTAGCTCACTTTGTTTATCTGCATGGGCGTCTGACGCATTTTTAGCCTGCGCCTCAAGCTGGCCAACCATTTCCGACACCTTGGATCCCAAGAGATCAAGTGTCTCCTGTAGCTTCTTCGAAGTTTCCGACTGTGAGCTTTGAACAAGCTCGCGAATCTGAGAAACGAATTCGCCCATCTGGGAGTTAAGGACTTGTTGGCGCGTTTCCAGTGATGCCAGTGCTTGCTCAACCTTGTCTGCCATTGCATCCGCTGCATTTCTGCCTGCGGAGTCGAGATTTTCGGCTAGTTGGTCAAATCTGCCAACGGCTGTCTGCATGGCTCCCATGGTCTGTGCAAGCAGATCATTCATGCCCTTCATTTGTCCGCCAAACACATCTTCCATCTTGGTAGAAAAGGTAACCAAGGCTTCATTCAGGGCTCGAGTTACGACATCACCGTTTGTGTCTGAAGTTTTGTTCATGGCCTCTGACATGCGCTCGATGGGCTCTTTCAAAGAGTTGGTTATGGCGTCTGCAATTTCTTGGCCGCTTCGCGTAGTCGTCTCAACCTGTGCAGTCGATGTTTGGCGGATTGCCTCAATGTGTTGACGGGTCAGATCAGCCATGATCTCCTTCAGGTCTGCTACCAGCGCATCTTTGAGTTGGGTTGTCTGTGTCGCTGACGTCTTTGCTGCCGAAAGAAGTTCAGCAAGGTATTCTTCGCCGACTCCCGCTTCATAGAGGCCATCAATGAGTTGGCACAAATCCTCGACACGCTTGTAGCATTGAGAAGCCAGATATTTCTCTATGAATGTGGTAACCATCGCGCTCAAAATCGCGATAGCAGAAACGATAAATGCCTCTGAAACA contains the following coding sequences:
- a CDS encoding EH signature domain-containing protein, which codes for MNHIDQLRRLLQRTNQSLFDVEHWGDLASIQNAGRAVRKQFGELSSAGPGDERSIGVSVLAYHRSGDLPNYREAKYVCFGIANSYGRDEYCLIEDRKLFPRLITHVDQYKQEPRKFRRCYQGLLSGYFEYPGLVSPSQDGKSNWTDLQGYLKGNLTFVQRQEPPVEWTKTLGEHANLFTDAPCLRYGDALLMGDTRDIDTLREKLALTDRSWVLQEIIIAQIEAATKKSDADFKEHIRRLLALIDPLELLRSKGLARLLQRYHKCSEPLENIDLRDFSLKHWGSPMLQVKRQTWSAWVQEPVIKMVDTWLKLRSIEDFFALLAQDGQARRDRLEFWLRYVDAIDDLYFALGTNARQNNTPDYKRIREHMKGHWMSLGGAGVSADNNAFLMRIGNSLFVEFGKHGNASHVFQYDNLPFRLGSGFVDGTGDGLKNTYHPGHQAKMTHHQGWESEFEWTIKRLTGARPIAPKIKTPQPIAQNTYRVEQPSTPHPSSFIETLRKLASANGYTVVDHTSKGGNLWVEAPYSVNNSFRQLLEKWGFKFKSGKGWWREIE
- a CDS encoding OmpA/MotB family protein; its protein translation is MIGTRIIIKRGSSDEAEKPFWISFADLMTAMMVLFVLVMSVALLAVTKTVSEAERKKAEREQDVQRLLDKVEKAAAPFGVTVDRKRQVVDFGDRARFDTGSYQLTRDQAKLLRAFVPKVLDIARDDLGKRVLKRIVVEGYTDQRGTYLYNLNLSMQRSQRVLCALLDKPGSEERPLEGREQEEVRELFLVGGYSFNSSKPTLDESRRIELRLEFLAVDEARPKADVAQGNFGVCAI
- the zorA gene encoding anti-phage ZorAB system protein ZorA; this translates as MIDQLLKLPGSVQLLFACLLGLVLFFVFRFLLPGISLLRRLNLAANTLAEIKTNAQGGSIDPDRIAKEVMVHSTLMHLWGEFSETLHPQKELDSTGQLRTVRWRSTVPAETFFTPQTIVDIHLKTDYFKHSPGIMTGLGIIGTFFGLLHGLEKFKGKISDKPDEVREGLSNLLGGVSEAFIVSAIAILSAMVTTFIEKYLASQCYKRVEDLCQLIDGLYEAGVGEEYLAELLSAAKTSATQTTQLKDALVADLKEIMADLTRQHIEAIRQTSTAQVETTTRSGQEIADAITNSLKEPIERMSEAMNKTSDTNGDVVTRALNEALVTFSTKMEDVFGGQMKGMNDLLAQTMGAMQTAVGRFDQLAENLDSAGRNAADAMADKVEQALASLETRQQVLNSQMGEFVSQIRELVQSSQSETSKKLQETLDLLGSKVSEMVGQLEAQAKNASDAHADKQSELAQHAALVVSSLGSEVRSTVDSLNERLVGAVSQLEGQTRASSEFHQEQQRNLLQQVDQLLSALSTQVQTLAGQSNEAVQSMRASVSSMREVTSDTVNKMNSGADTLYVAASDFAKAGDGVTGALQQATGIADKMTTTAGALSAAASTVSTAVNDYQSARDAVTRMVAELKSTVENARREASVTDALVSKLEAAANQLEQAKGDVSGFFAQVCTELANAHQEFATSMEATLKKGNSEFHKEMSQSVSYLSSAVQELGDVVEAIPRR